The Candidatus Beckwithbacteria bacterium region CCTCAATGTTCCCGGGGTCAAAATAAAAGGCGTGAGGACCATAAACTTCAGGAAGACAACTTTGATTACTGGATAAAACCAGGGTTTTAGCGGCCATGGCTTCCAGACCGGGTAAACCAAAGCCCTCAAACAACGAAGCGGTAATAAACCCGGCGGAATAATGATATAAACTCCTTAAGACACAGTCATCGGTAAAGCCTTTGATTTTAATGACATTTAAGGCTTTGAGATTGCGGATTTGCTGGCGCAGGCGCTGGTAAAAAATATCTTTATTGGTAACAATTACCAATTTTAAATCCTGTTGATAACGCTGGTTATACTCTAGAACGGCCTTAATTAATTGAGGGATATTTTTATGAGGATAGGCATTGCCAACATAAATTAAATACGGTTGACTGGGAATTAACTCATTTTTAACTAACGGTACCGGTTTAAAGAAAAGCGGGTCAGCGGCTTCGGGCGTGATCAAAATTTTCTCCCTGGAAACAGAGTAATGCAGTTTAATATCTTCTTTAACCCAGCGGGACGGAGTTAAAATTAAACGGGAATTGTTGATAGCATTTTGGATCACTAATTTATAGCCAAGTCTTTTAACAGGATAAATTAAAGGCCATCTGGTAGTGGTGGTTAGGCCGGAAGAATGATGTTTGATTAAATCGTGAATGGTGACGATAAACTGCCGGTGGTAAAAAATCGGCGCATTAAAATGTAAAAAATGAACTAAATCCGGCTGAAGCTGGTTTAAAACCTGAGGGATTTCTATTTGCTCAGAAAAAGTGTAGTGGGAAGAATTAACCGGAATTATTGCAAAACGAGGAAAAATTGACTGTAATTCACGTTTTTTTACCCGGGGAACCAAAAGAGAGATTTTAAAATTAGGCTTTAAATCATGGAGGGCCGTAATTAATGACTGGGTATATCTTCCCAGCCCCGTATGTGAGGGACCCCAAAACCGGGCATCGATAACAATTGTTTTCATATTTATCTTAGGAAAGTTTTATTTTAATATTCTTTATTAATTTAACCATATCGATTCCTAAAAAAACCAGCCACTTAATAAGAAATAAGTATTTTTTTTGATAGTGTTTATGATAAAAAATCTTCATCGTATTAAAAAAGCTGGCAGTGGTTTTAAGACGCTGGGATTTAGATGATGAACTGATTCCCGAAGCGCCCTTTAAATGAATAATTTTAGTGATCGGAGTATAAATTATTTGCCAACCGGCTTTTTTAAGACGATAGGCTAAGTCAATATCTTCACCATACATAAAAAAGGTTTCGTCGAGCAGTCCAACTTGGTCCAGGGCGCGCTTTTTAAGCATAAAAAAAGCGCCAGACGGGGAATCAATTTCGTGAACCTCTCTTAAATTCTTACAGCCCAGATGGTATTGACCAAAAATCCGGCTAGAGGGAAAAATTTTCTCTAAACCCAAAAAATAAGTGAAAGCGGCCCAGGGTGTCGGAAATCCCCGGTGGGAAGCCGGATCGAGCTCTCCGTTTAATAATTTTACCTGACAGGTAGACAGGCCGGCTTTGGGATTATTATCCATAAATTCAACCATTTTCACTAAGGTATCGGCTTCAATTAAGGTGTCGGAATTTAGAAGAAGAACATATCTTCCCTTGGCTTGACGGATGCCTAAATTATTGCCGCCGGCAAAACCGATATTTGTTTGACTGTCAATAATCTTGATTGGCGGGAATAATTTTCTGGCAGTAATGGTCGTGTCATCGTCACTGGCGTTATCGACTAAAATCACTTCCATTTTTCCTTTGGGCGGCTGGGCTTGGAAAACTGACTTTAGTGTTTGGAGAGTCAAGTCTTTGGTTTTATAATTAACAATAATAATCGATAAATCCATATTGATTGATTTAAAGTTTTATTTGGCCTAATTTAAGATAAATTGAATCCAAGTGCTGGGAAATCACCGACCAATTATAGCGGGAGTAAACAATCTTACGGGCTTTAGCGGCCAAACTACTTGACAAAGTTTTATTGGTTAAAATTGATAAAGTTTTTTTCGCCAAATTAACCGCGTCTTCAGCAATCAGAACCGATGAGGCATAATCGATGCCTTCAATCCCCAGTTTCGTCGTTACCACCGGCAATCCCGAAGCCATGGCCTCCAATACTTTATATTTCGTTCCCCGGCCGTTTCTAATCGGTGCCAGCAGCACATGCGCTTGCCTGAGAACTTGACGAATATCCCGAACGTCGGCCCGAACTTCTACTCCTGGTTGGTTATCCAAATTTAAGATATCCGGAGTGGGATTACGGCCAACAATCCAGAGCCGAGCCTGAGGTAAAGATTTTTTGATCAGCGGCCAAATCTTTTTAACCAGAAATTTAGCCGCGTCTTTGTTAGGCAGCCATTTAAAGTTGCCGACAAATAAAACAGTCGGCTGACGAGTCTGGCCATTTTTTCCTGAAGCAAAAAAGTCAACATCGACACCATTGGCAACAACATCAATACTGACTTTTTTACCGGTTTGGTCAAGCATTATTTGTTTATCTCCCTCGGACATTGCCGCCAAACGGGTCGCTTGATTCCAAAAATATTTTTCCCAAAGCTTAATTTTAGCAACATCCAAATAAAGCAGGGGTTTTAAGGGAAAAAGTTTGGTTGTTTCAACAAATTTCTGGTAAACCAGGTATTCGATAGTTTGTTCAACTAATAAAGTCGGGATGGGAATATTTTTAGGCAAATTCGGCATGACGTAAAATGTTTCCGCATGAATTAAGTCATAGTTGCCGGTCATTAATTCTGTTTCAATGGTCTTTTTTAAAGACCGGGATAAATAAATAGAAACTAAAAACGGATAAGGACTAAAGGCGGCCAAACCAATGTTCCTTAAGTCCCAGGCCCGGCGGCGCTTAAATACCCTTACCTGTTGACAGAATTTTTTAAGCTCGGGAATAAAGGCTTTTTCTTTTTCGGAACGGATAAAACTAAACAAAGAAATTTCGTGTTTTTTGGCTAAATTTTTAAGAAGGTTGTAGGTTCTGATTTGGCCGCCGGAATACAAAGGATAAGGCAAATAAGGCGTTAACATTAAAATCTTCATAAACAATTCTTCACCGGGATGATGATATACTCGGCAGTTTTTAACAAAACCCCGCACTGGCTTTCCAAATCCTGCGCCACATTGTCATAATTAACCGAAACATAGTAGTCAGCTCCGGCTTTAATCTTTGCTTCAATATCCGTCCCGTCCGGCCAACCATAACGATTAGTTTGATATAAAAAAGCGGGGTCAGAATTATAAGCGGCAATCACCAGGGCATCCTTAGGGGTTAAACGGTCTACGGCTTGTCCTGCTTTAACGATCTCCCAGCGGTTAATATTAAAAAATCCCCTAACTTCATACCAACCAAAAGCAAAGGAAATAACCAGCAGAGAAAGAGCGATTAAAATATTAAATATTCTGGGTAAAATTTTTTTAGATTGATTAATAATATGCCAGAAGCCAAAAGCGACCAGGATTGAACCGACCGGCATTATCGGTAGCTGGTAATAATCATGAGTTACATTACCCATAGCAAAAATTGTCATATAAAGAATGACCGATAAAAACCAAATAAAAATTAGAGCTCTGGTTTTATTCTGGTAGGAATTCAGGACGCCAATAATTAACAGGACAAAACCGCCGGTAGCAAAAATCAACCGATTCATTCTTTCAAAAATCAGCCAGCGGAAAAAAGCGCCGGTAAAACGGATTTCGGTCTGATTAAATAACCAGGAAGTATCGAAGTTCGCCTCCGGGTGAAGAAAATAATGATAGCGCCATAATAAAATCGGCACAGTGGCAATTAGAGCAATTAAATAAGCTTGTTTGTTTTTGAAAATCCGGAAACCCTGATTAACCAATGCCCAATAAAGCATCGGGAAAGCGATAAAAACAGCATAAGGTTTAACTAACATGGCTAAGCTGAAAACAAAAGCCAGTAATATACCCAAGACCAGTTTTTGCTTTTCCAGCCAATGAATAAATAAATACAGACTAATAATGGAAAGCGATACAAAAATCGGATCAGGCATAATTACCCGGCCGTAATAAATATTGTAAGGATTTAAGGCATAAAAAAGAGCGGCGGTCAGGCCGATTTTTTGGCCAAAAAGTTTTTTGGTTAAAAGTAATAAGAAAACTGCCCCTAAGCTGGCAAAAAAGACGCTGACTAAACGCGCTAAATATTCATGAATCCCCAACTGGCGGTATAAAACAGCCACCAAGGCGTTATAAAAAGGAAATTCATTAATGAATAAGCGGGTGGGGTTAGGCAGTCTCTTCGTATTTAAAGCCAAGAGACTGTCGGATTGCGGATATAAAAGATTAAAGCCGCTTTTAATAAAATTGCGGGCGACGGCCGCAGTGTCTGCCTGGCGCCAGGAATGCCAGTCGGCTACCGGATTATTAATCCGGTAAAGCCTAACGACAAAAGTTAAGGCAAAAATAAAAAAGATGGCTAAGAAATTAATCAGCTTTTTTTTCATGTTTTCTTAAAGCGGCTAAAGCCAATAATAAACCGATAATCGACCAATAAGAATAAGCCACTTTGGAAGATTCAAACACATCAATATAAACAGCGTTGGCCAGTAGTCCGAAAGTAATGGCGATGCCGCTGGCAAACAAACCATAATAAAGCGGCTGCTTATCCTGCAAAAAAGCGCGCCAAAGCTGCCTCACAATTATCAAAAGAATCGCCATAAAACTTAAGAATCCTAACAAACCGGTTTCCCCTAACATTCTTAAAAAATCATTATCGGTTGATTCAGCCACGGTAAATTCCCAAACCTTAGCTTTGACCAAGGTAGAATAACCGGTTCCCAGTAAGGGGTTTTGTTTAAAGGCCTTAAGGGCATTGGGCCAAAGCGTATCCAAGCGGATTCCGGCAGAAAGGCCATATTTTAAAGCATTGTCTGAGTAATTAGCCACAAATTTCTCTCCGGAACCCGTGGCTAAATAAGCTGTGATTTTGTCGTAAGTATCGTCATAAACGTCGGAGGGTTTAGTTACTACCGAAGATTTTGTCGGTGTGGGTGGAATGTCAGTATTCGTGGCGACCAAACTAAGTTGTTGTTCCGGAGTTAAGTTTTCATTTAGAGCGATGCCGTTTTTCGGCGGGGCGCGAAAAGGCCTTAAAACTATTTCTTTAATTCCCTGCAGTTTAAAAATTTGCGAGAATCTTTCCGATAAATCACCGAAGGAAACCATAATTAAGGTGCTTAAGGCTACAACTACAAACCAACGGCTAAAAACCCAAAACCGGGAATGTTTTTTTAGTAACAGCAAAAAAGCCAGACTGATTCCAACCATGAACGCTATCCAAGAGGTGCGGGAAGCAGTTAAAATTAATAGCCAGTATTCCATTAAAACCAAAATTGAAACAATCACCCGCCAAATTAGTTTGGGGTGGAGAAATATTAATAGAATCGCGGGAATTAAAGTCATCATGATATAAGCGGCTAAGTCAAAATGGCCGCCGAAAGTAGACAGAACCCGGGCGTGTTCGGTTAAATATAAGGCAATGCCTTTAGAAAATTCCCGATTCATAGTGGAATACGCGGGCCAGTAAAGATATTTTTGACCAAAGCCATAAATAGTGACGCCGAAAATAGCTAAACCTATCAAAATCAAAAAGAATTGAATTTGTTTTTTTGACTTCAGGCTGAAGAAAAAAATAAAAAATAAAGAGAAGTATTCAATGCGCCTAAGCCAATGAAGGTAAACTTTAGCAATCTGGAGATATTCGGGATTAATGGTTTTAGTAATAAAAATTGCCGAAAGAACGGAAAGAAAACCGATTAATAAATAGATGAGTATTGGTTTAAACAAAAATGACTGTTTAAGATTAATTTTTTTTCTTAAAACTCTGATGAAAAAATATAAATTAATCCCCAGAATTAAGATGTCTTCGAGTCTAATCCTGACGTTGTAACCGGGCAAAATATCAAATAACGGCCACTTCGGATAAAGCGGGATAAAAAGCAATAAAAAGCCGGCAAATAGAGTTAAAAGATTCTGGTTAAGCCAAGCGGAAAGCTTCTGCATAAAGACCTCTTCTTAATATTATAACCCTTAAAAGAGCGCCAAATTTTAGCAACAGGCGCAAACAGCAAAATTGCCAAGCGGATTTGTGTTTTTGATAGATATATTTTAAGCCTTGATATTCTCCTAGGATGGCCCCAGAGCTGGAACCAGAAGCTTGGCCTAAATGAATTAATTGAGGTTTAGCAAAATAATCAATCTTTATTCCTTTTTGGGCGGCCCTTAAACAAAATTCCACATCTTCTCCATACATAAAAATATTTTGGTCAAGGCCTTTCATCTGATTATAAAAATCCCGTTTAATCAGTAAGGCTGTTCCGGACAACCAACCGGGTCGCTGATCTTGTTTAAACCAACTGGTCAAGTTTTGATGATAAGGCCTCATCAGGTTTTTAATTAAAGGGAGATCGTCGATAAATAACATCCAGGCCTTCAAACGCCATAAATCAGGCAGATATCCGCCCTGAGGTTGAATTGATCCGTTGGAATTTAATATTCGGCAGGAAGCAATCAAGGAATTATTAGTTTTCACAGCTTTCATGAGAGTACTAATTGTATTCTTTTCTAATAAAGTGTCGCTATTTAACAACCAAACATAATTACCAGTAGCCTGTTTAACTCCCAAGTTATTGCCGCCGGCAAAGCCTAAGTTCTTAGCAGAGGAAATTATTTTATATCGAGGAAATTTCTGGTTTAAATAGGCCACGGAACCGTCGGTGGAGGCATTATCAACAACAATGACTTCTTTATTAAGTTTGTCTGTTGACTGGCGGATTGTATCAAGACAATCAGCGGTAATTTTTTTAGTGTTGTAATTAACAACAATAATGGAAAGGTCCATAATCATTGAAACAAGCGAGCCCGACCAAGACGATAGGTAAAGTTTTTAACTTGGCGCTGATCGATCACTTGGGCGGGAACACCAGCAACAATAGCTTTTTCGGGAACATCTTTAGTGACAACCGCGCCGGCAGCGACTACTGCCCCCTTACCAATAGTTACTCCAGGCAAAATAATTGCCCGTGGGCCGATAAAAACATAGTCTTCAATTTTTACTGGTTTTTCGATGGGGCCAAATTCGTCGGAATTAATATCGTGCTGGCTGTTAAAAATCATGACTTCACTGGCAATATCGACGTGATTGCCGATAGTTAATTTGGCCCGTCCGTCCAAAGTGGCATGGTCGCCAATAATTGTGTCATCACCGATGGTAATATTTTTAGGCTGATAAAACCGGGCACCAATATGAATGGTGGATTTTCTCCCTAACTTTACTCCGTTTCCCCGGAATAAAGTCTGCCGAAATACATGAGACGGAACATAGCCCAAAATCCAAAGGCAGGCAATTTGAAAATCCAGCCAGTAGTTATACAGACGATTAAGAATTTTTTTAAGCAGCAATTTTGATGTCATTGATTACCTCCAAAATTTTCTCTGCAGCTTTTGACCATTTAAATTGCTGCGCTCTAATTTTTGCCTTATTAATTATCGTTCGTTTACTCTCTGTGGTTAGCGATAATACTTTTATTATACCTTGTTTAATCTCGTCTGGGCCAAACGGCGGCTCAATGTAGAAACCAGCGTCGCCGACGATTTCCGGTAAAGACGAGTTGCGGCTGACCAAAACAGGCGTACCAAGAGACATGGCCTGGACAACAGGAATACCAAAGCCTTCATACAAACTGGGTAAAACTAAGGCAGTGGCGGATTTAATTAACGCGCCCAGTTTTTCGTTCGGGACATATCCAAGATATTTAACGTGAGAGACTGGCTTTATCTTAAACTTCCAACCAACTTTACCAGCAATGACCAATTGAGGCCATTTCTTCCACACCCGGTGTGAAAATTCATCACACACCGGGTGTGTGATAGAGGAGAAAGCTTCAATCAAGGCATCCAGATTTTTCCTCGGTTGAAGAGTACCGACATATAATAAATACTGACCATCAACCAAACTTTTACCAGAAACTTTAAGTTGCTCAACCCCCGGATAAACGACGCTAATTTTATTTTCAGGAATATTGTAGCTGGTCATAATGTCGTTTTTTGTCGCTTGAGAAATGGCGAAAATATGACAAGCATGTTTAACAGAATAAGCCGTCCAGTTTTTTAGTTTGTATAAATCACTTTTCAGAAAAGAATCGGGGAATTTCAGAAAAGCCAAGTCCATAATACAAACCATTGTCGGTATCGGAGAAAAACGGGGGGCATAATGACCTAAGGTTAAAAAAACATTCGGTCGGTTTTTATCTAAATATAAAGATAAAGGTAAACGCCACTGGGTCCAAAAAAATTTAGGCGGGAAGGTCCGGTACTGCCAATTGGCTTTCGGCTGGGGCAAATCAGCCACCGGCGCGCTGGATAGGTAAATCAGAAATTGCTGCTTACTGCCTTGGCGGTAAAGCTGCCAAAGAATCTGATAGGCAAACTCGTTGCTGCCGACGCGGTTTTGAACATTGGCTTCGTTGGCGTCAATCCCGATTAACATCCGGCTACCTCCTGGTAAATTTTTAAGGTTTCTCTGGCTGAATTTTGCCAGGAAAACTTTTTTGCCTGAGCTAAAGACTTTTCTCTTAAGTTTAATTTTGGAACAACAATCATTGCCTGGCTAATTGCTTTGATATCCTCAGGATTAACATACAAAGCCGCGTCGCCGCCGACTTCCGGTAAACTGGAAAGATTAGAAGTAATCACCGGGCAACCACAAGACATGGCTTCTAAAACCGGCAAACCAAAGCCCTCGTATAATGACGGGTAAATAAAAGCTTTAGCTCCGGAATACAGGCCGGCTAGATCTTCATCAGGGATAAAGCCGATAAATTTCACCCCAAGGTGATTTGGATAATTCTCTCCCCAACCAAACTTACCGGCAATAACTAATTCAGGGCTATAGCGTTTAGGCAGTAGGGCAAAAGCTTTAATTAAATTCTTTATATTTTTTCTGGGCTCAAGGGTACCAACACTTAAGAAATAAGGTTTAGTTAAGCTATATTTTCTTTTGGCAGCAGAGGGATTAACGGGCTTAAAAATTGGAGATGCGGCTTCATAAACAACTTTTATTTTTGTGGCAGGAATACCGTAATCGATTAAATCTTTTTTGGTACTTTGAGAAACGGTGATTATCTGATCAGCATATTTTTTAGCCCGCTGTAAATGCCGGGTATGAACGGCAACTAAATAAGCCGGAAGTGTTTTCGGATACTTTAAAAAGGTCAGGTCGTGAATCGTCGTAACCAGTTTAGATTTTGTTCGTGGTAAGACCCAGTTAGAGGCATGAAAAACATCTAAAGAATCAGCCGGAGGCCAAAGATTAAGCCGGTTCCAAAATAAATCAGCCAATTTAGGGCTAAACCAGCTTAATTTTAAAGTGGATTTGCCGGTTTTGACCTGATTAAAAAAATCTTTTAAAAACTGTCTTTGCCGCCAACTGCCGGCGTAAAGAAAGTATTCGTTTTGATGATCGATTTTTAGCAAATGTTTGACCAACTCGGTCGTATAGCGGGAAACCCCTGTCTGATACACAATCTGGGAAATATCAATACCGATTCTCATCTCTTATATTGTATCAGAGTCAGGTTAGGGCGGAAGGAAGTTTCCTGAATTTCCTGAAAGCCGGCATCAATAATCTTTTGGCGTAAGGATAAACCGGGGTCAAAAATCGGTTCAGCGTAAGGAATGTACCAAAACTTTGACACAGAAGGAACATCATCGAAAACTTCTCCGGCATAATAATATTTTAAAGGAGCATTGACAGCGGGAATAATAAGCACTGGTTCGCCTTGACCTATTTTTTTAACTAAATTTTTCCAATCCTCCCGGTGAAAGGCCGGATTAAATAAATAAACGGCACTGCAAACCAAGTTCAGGCCTAAATAAAAATAAATAATTTTTTTGGAGTAATTGGCAATCAGGAGATAGAAAGCCGGCAATAAAAACAGCAAGCGAAAATAAGATAAAACCGGAAGCTTAATAGAAAATAAAATGATTAGAATTAAGGGAATAAACAACCAGGACAGCAGAAAAATATTTTTCCGCCAATGATGAATAGTTTTATAAAATAGATAAATTATTAGAATTAGGGGCACACTGATCAATAAAGCATAAAGATATTTATTGTCTAAAGAAATTCGGCCGATTAAAAATTTAACGGGAATTAATAAAATATTTTTCAAAGTCAGGCTTCCGACAACATTGCCCCAGTTGGTCCCGACTGCCGTCTGACCGCCTTTAAGCTGCTGTAAGAAAATAGGCAGCCAGGGTAAAAACCCTAAAGCAACGGCTAACCAACTTAATAACATTTTTTTCAGCAATTGGCGGTGGCTAATCAAGATATAAATCAGTTGGGCTGGAAAAATAAAAACAGTTAAATAATGGGTATAAATTGCCATTAAAGAAAATAAACCGTACCAAAACCAGCGTTTTTTGAGTAAGAACCAGAAAGAAGCGGTCACTGCCAGCGCGGCCAAACTATACATCCGGGCTTCCTGGGAATAATAAATATGGAGACCGGAAGTGGCTAGTAATAAAGCCGGCCAGATTTTTCCCCGGCTCAATTTATAAACCAGCCAAACGGTTAAAACACCAAAAATAACTGACGGTAAACGCAGGGCAATCTCCGAATAGCCAAAAATACGACTAAAGAAAAAATTAACTAAATAACTTAACGGCGGGTTAAAGTCGCCGGGTAAATAAACCGTCAATAAATCTTTTAAGGAAAAATAATAAATTGATTTAAATTGAAGTGCTTCATCCAGCCAAAGCGATTGGTTTAGATTAATTAAGCGTAAAAATAAACTTAGTAATAAAATCCAAAACATAAATTCTCCAAAGCACCCAACATAATTCCTAAATCATAGACAAGTTTAAAAATTAAAAATTGAGGAGTAATAAAAATTACAGATTTAAACAAGCCGATTAAAACAGAGAAGCCGGCAGTGGATTTAATAATCGTTAAAATAGTCCCCAACTTGCCAAATTTATATTGTCGTTTGCCGATCCAGCGAGCTTGGGAAAATATTTTTAATAAAGTTTCCGGATTGGAATGATAAAATTTTGCCTGGGTGACAGCTGGGTTAAACCCAAGTTTTTTCACCAAACTCCAGTCATCGGTATAACCCGTGGAATCAAACCCGTTAACTTTGTCAAACTCGGATTTTAAAACTGCCCGAAACACCCGACGCTGACCGCGACTACCAATCATGTGAGGGGAAAAACGATTTTGGTTGTAGTTCCAGCAGCGCGCCCAAACCTTGTCCCAGTTAGCTACCAACTCATTGCCGGACCAACTCCCTTTAGCATAACCCTCCATAATCGGCTTGGTTAAATCTGTCAAGAAATTTTGGTCAAATTTCATGTCGCTATCCACAAAAACCAAAATTTCTCCATGAGCATTTTTGACACCAAGATTACGCGCCGCCCCTGGGCCATGATGCTTTTTGGTTAACAGTTTTATTTGAGAAAAAGAGCGGACAATCCTGACAGTATTATCGCCGGATCCGTCATCAACCACGATAATTTCCGGCTTTTGGCTTTGTTTGATCAAAGACTCTAAGCACTGCCTGATTGTTTTGTCCGAATTATATGACGGGATAACCACACTGACGGTCATAGTTTATTTTAGCTGATAATAATTAAACTCGCTGTAATTTTGCCATTGAGCCGCCTGAGTGGCTAAGACCGCATCAAGTGAACCATCTTCGAGCCGGTGCGATAAAACCGTAAACACATACTTTGGTAAAGGTTTAGTTTTAATAAATTCCTCCCAGCCGTCGGCGCCGTAACCAAAATAATTAACCACCCGGTCAGAGTAAAAGTTAATAAAAGTTTCGTGATGATTAGCATAGTCGATGGAAAAAACCGCCACGTTTTCCGTTTCCGGCACCAGTTGATTAATCAACTTCCCTAATTCGTAGCCAGTCTGATGCATATTGCTGTTTTGGTGAGCCTGAAGAAAATCCAATCTTTCCGTTGCCGCTAAGATCACCAATAAAATCAGTATTGGTAAAACCAGTTTGGGTAAAATCGCTTGCAGTTGATTAATCACCCAGGCGAAACTTAAACCGAAAAACGGTAAAAAGAAAATATTAAAATAATCGTGAATAAAAACCATATTGGAAAAAATCAGCACATAGGCTAACCCAAAAAGCGCCAGAGCCATGATGAGGCTTTGGGCTAAGGTTATTTTCTGTTTTTTGATAAAACTAAAGCCAAAAATAGCCGCGCTGAATAATAAAATCCGGGTGTAGTAAACTGTTAACCAACGGGCTTCCTGAAGAAAATATTTTGGCCAAGTAAATCCGGGAGTAGAAGATAAGTTAAGCCGAAAAAGTAAGATATGTAACTGAGCCTTGCTAAAAAATTCTCCGGTCAAAAAATATACATAGCCTAAGTGAAGAAATAGGCTAAAAACCAGCACACTGTTAACAATCGCCACTTTTAACCATTGCCGTTTAAAGTAGAAAAAAGCATGTAAAGTTAACAGCGGATAAAGCAAATATCCCGGCCAGCTGATAATGCCGTTTAAAAAAGCGCTCAAGTAAAAACCAATCAGCCAACTTCGCTGTTTAAGTTTGATAAATTTTAAGTAACAATAAACTGACACCAGCGAGACGCAGACAACCAACGGTTCATGCACCGGCAGTTTAGCAAAGTACCGAAACATCGGCACCACGGCCACAACCGTAGCTGACAAACTGGCAAGATAAGAAAATCGCAGCGTCCGGCCGATTTTAAATAATAAAATTAAAGCCAGTAAAGAAAAAATTATGGGCACCAGCCGACCGGCCCATTCGGTTATGCCGAAAAGCCGATAACTGGCGGCCAGCAGCAGCGGAAAAGTGGACGGATAATCGGTTTGAAAATTAAACTCACCCGGATTAACCGGACCGCTGTTGGTTACCTGACCCAATTTTGTCGCTACCAGGCCGTACTTTAAGTAATTTCTGGCCATGGTGGAGTAATAAACGCTGTTAAAGTCATGGTGGCCGTAAAAAGGTTTGTTAAGGTTGTTAAGGAGAAGCAGTAAGCCGACAGCGGCTATCCCCAGGTAAGTTAAAAAATTATTTTTCATCATTAATAATATAGTTTATTTGCCTGTCCGCGTAAAAATCAATAAACAAATGTTGGGATTCAATAAATTCTTGGGAATTAGTCACGATTGCTGTTTCTCCTTGCGGTACGGTTTGATTAATTTCCAGCCCAAGCTGGTAGCCTGGTTCAAAAGCCTTGGTTTTAACCAGAGCTTCATAAAATTTATTTCTT contains the following coding sequences:
- a CDS encoding glycosyltransferase family 1 protein, with amino-acid sequence MKTIVIDARFWGPSHTGLGRYTQSLITALHDLKPNFKISLLVPRVKKRELQSIFPRFAIIPVNSSHYTFSEQIEIPQVLNQLQPDLVHFLHFNAPIFYHRQFIVTIHDLIKHHSSGLTTTTRWPLIYPVKRLGYKLVIQNAINNSRLILTPSRWVKEDIKLHYSVSREKILITPEAADPLFFKPVPLVKNELIPSQPYLIYVGNAYPHKNIPQLIKAVLEYNQRYQQDLKLVIVTNKDIFYQRLRQQIRNLKALNVIKIKGFTDDCVLRSLYHYSAGFITASLFEGFGLPGLEAMAAKTLVLSSNQSCLPEVYGPHAFYFDPGNIEAIVAVISKALNLNNREKLLNQAQNYARNFSWEKTALATLNAYQKIL
- a CDS encoding glycosyltransferase family 2 protein, whose amino-acid sequence is MDLSIIIVNYKTKDLTLQTLKSVFQAQPPKGKMEVILVDNASDDDTTITARKLFPPIKIIDSQTNIGFAGGNNLGIRQAKGRYVLLLNSDTLIEADTLVKMVEFMDNNPKAGLSTCQVKLLNGELDPASHRGFPTPWAAFTYFLGLEKIFPSSRIFGQYHLGCKNLREVHEIDSPSGAFFMLKKRALDQVGLLDETFFMYGEDIDLAYRLKKAGWQIIYTPITKIIHLKGASGISSSSKSQRLKTTASFFNTMKIFYHKHYQKKYLFLIKWLVFLGIDMVKLIKNIKIKLS
- a CDS encoding glycosyltransferase, translated to MKILMLTPYLPYPLYSGGQIRTYNLLKNLAKKHEISLFSFIRSEKEKAFIPELKKFCQQVRVFKRRRAWDLRNIGLAAFSPYPFLVSIYLSRSLKKTIETELMTGNYDLIHAETFYVMPNLPKNIPIPTLLVEQTIEYLVYQKFVETTKLFPLKPLLYLDVAKIKLWEKYFWNQATRLAAMSEGDKQIMLDQTGKKVSIDVVANGVDVDFFASGKNGQTRQPTVLFVGNFKWLPNKDAAKFLVKKIWPLIKKSLPQARLWIVGRNPTPDILNLDNQPGVEVRADVRDIRQVLRQAHVLLAPIRNGRGTKYKVLEAMASGLPVVTTKLGIEGIDYASSVLIAEDAVNLAKKTLSILTNKTLSSSLAAKARKIVYSRYNWSVISQHLDSIYLKLGQIKL
- a CDS encoding glycosyltransferase family 39 protein, producing MKKKLINFLAIFFIFALTFVVRLYRINNPVADWHSWRQADTAAVARNFIKSGFNLLYPQSDSLLALNTKRLPNPTRLFINEFPFYNALVAVLYRQLGIHEYLARLVSVFFASLGAVFLLLLTKKLFGQKIGLTAALFYALNPYNIYYGRVIMPDPIFVSLSIISLYLFIHWLEKQKLVLGILLAFVFSLAMLVKPYAVFIAFPMLYWALVNQGFRIFKNKQAYLIALIATVPILLWRYHYFLHPEANFDTSWLFNQTEIRFTGAFFRWLIFERMNRLIFATGGFVLLIIGVLNSYQNKTRALIFIWFLSVILYMTIFAMGNVTHDYYQLPIMPVGSILVAFGFWHIINQSKKILPRIFNILIALSLLVISFAFGWYEVRGFFNINRWEIVKAGQAVDRLTPKDALVIAAYNSDPAFLYQTNRYGWPDGTDIEAKIKAGADYYVSVNYDNVAQDLESQCGVLLKTAEYIIIPVKNCL
- a CDS encoding O-antigen ligase family protein — protein: MQKLSAWLNQNLLTLFAGFLLLFIPLYPKWPLFDILPGYNVRIRLEDILILGINLYFFIRVLRKKINLKQSFLFKPILIYLLIGFLSVLSAIFITKTINPEYLQIAKVYLHWLRRIEYFSLFFIFFFSLKSKKQIQFFLILIGLAIFGVTIYGFGQKYLYWPAYSTMNREFSKGIALYLTEHARVLSTFGGHFDLAAYIMMTLIPAILLIFLHPKLIWRVIVSILVLMEYWLLILTASRTSWIAFMVGISLAFLLLLKKHSRFWVFSRWFVVVALSTLIMVSFGDLSERFSQIFKLQGIKEIVLRPFRAPPKNGIALNENLTPEQQLSLVATNTDIPPTPTKSSVVTKPSDVYDDTYDKITAYLATGSGEKFVANYSDNALKYGLSAGIRLDTLWPNALKAFKQNPLLGTGYSTLVKAKVWEFTVAESTDNDFLRMLGETGLLGFLSFMAILLIIVRQLWRAFLQDKQPLYYGLFASGIAITFGLLANAVYIDVFESSKVAYSYWSIIGLLLALAALRKHEKKAD
- a CDS encoding glycosyltransferase family 2 protein, encoding MDLSIIVVNYNTKKITADCLDTIRQSTDKLNKEVIVVDNASTDGSVAYLNQKFPRYKIISSAKNLGFAGGNNLGVKQATGNYVWLLNSDTLLEKNTISTLMKAVKTNNSLIASCRILNSNGSIQPQGGYLPDLWRLKAWMLFIDDLPLIKNLMRPYHQNLTSWFKQDQRPGWLSGTALLIKRDFYNQMKGLDQNIFMYGEDVEFCLRAAQKGIKIDYFAKPQLIHLGQASGSSSGAILGEYQGLKYIYQKHKSAWQFCCLRLLLKFGALLRVIILRRGLYAEAFRLA